The Pseudomonas chlororaphis subsp. piscium genome contains the following window.
GGTTGATTGACGGTTAATAACGGCGCCCAGGCCAGATCCCGCCAAGCCGAATCATATTATTTCGGATTCGACGCCAAGGTGTTGGAACTCGACAGCAACTAGCACACTGGCTTCAGAGGCTGTGTTATTGGCTGAAGAACGCCCTGCTCATGGGCTGGCGAAGTTACGCAAAGATATCAGGCAGTGACTTTTATCAGCCTTCGCGATCACTCGAATTCTCAGTCCCCCTCACAATCGACAACCTGTAGAAGGACACTGCTTCACATGCTATTTCGCAACCTTGGCTTCATTTCACTGCTTTCGCTGCTGTCTTTTCAAGCATTGGCTGACGACAAAGGCCTGTATCTTGGAGCAGGCGTAAGCAATATCGAAACCGACAAATCCCATCTGAGCGATGAAGACTATAGCTATAAGGTTTTTGCAGGCTACCGTCTCAACGGTTATCTGGCCTTCGAGGGCGCCTTCGTAGATCTCGGGCAATTCAAGGACAAGAATCTGGATTTCGATGGTAAATCCGTTCAGGCCAGTGCCCATCTCGGCTTCCCGCTGGGAGAACGGGTGCGAGTTTTCGGTAGTGTCGGTGCTCATGCCTGGGATGCCGGCGGTAATGCCAGCGATGATGACACCGGGGTGAATCTGACCTACGGTGCCGGCGTTGAACTTGATGTGTTTCGCAACATCGGTATCCGCGCCGAATATGAAGTACTTGAGGTCGGCGACATCAACCTGAATCAAACGACGGCATCTGCCTTTATTCTCTGGTAACGCTAACTTGAATCGAGCGGCCATACTGGTCGCTCAACGCACGCCCTGAAACCATCATCCTCGTCGGACTTGCCGCCCAGGATTGCGAAGCAACCTGAACGACGGCAAACCGGTCGAACCGGCCCTGGCAAACCAATCCAATACCCGCGTGCGAAAAGCACGAAAAAGCGATTGGGAGCCAGCGCGCGAATAGCCCAGCATGACCCGGCGCCAGAACAACACTCAATTCAGACGCCGGGTAGATCTGTGCAGCCCGATTGTGGATAACTCACTCCACGGTGACCGACTTGGCCAGGTTGCGCGGCTGGTCGACGTC
Protein-coding sequences here:
- a CDS encoding outer membrane beta-barrel protein, yielding MLFRNLGFISLLSLLSFQALADDKGLYLGAGVSNIETDKSHLSDEDYSYKVFAGYRLNGYLAFEGAFVDLGQFKDKNLDFDGKSVQASAHLGFPLGERVRVFGSVGAHAWDAGGNASDDDTGVNLTYGAGVELDVFRNIGIRAEYEVLEVGDINLNQTTASAFILW